TAAATGAGCGTGAATATGCTAAGCTGTTGAAAATGAAGCATAAAAAAAGGAGGCACCTTGGTGGCGTCTCCTTTTTTTAAAAGCTAACTCAAGAGTTTATCTGCTTGGGAACAGGAAACCCACAGACAGAATGAACGCCGAATGACGGGCATTGGCCAGTTCATCTCCATCATTCTTGGCCAGTTTGTTGATGCTGCCGTTGTAGCGCAAGCCCAGGCTCAGGCCGTTGGGCAATTGATAGCCTAGGCCGGCGGCGTAGCCAATCTCAAACTCGGCTAAATCATCTTTGCTGATGCGTTCTGTCTCTTCATAGCTTTCATTTCCTCTCTTAAATTCACTATTATCAGTAACACTCAAAAGATATGAGGCTTGTGGACCACCTTCAAAGAAAAGTCCGCCTGCATTGATTCTAAGTAGCACTGGTAAGTCTAAGTAGTGAAAATTTCTGTCACCCTTTACTTTGAAGTCAACTCCTCCAACTGAGAATTTTTCATCACTGTACTGGTAGCCTTTCTGGGTGTAGAGCAACTCGGGCTGTAAGGAAAGGAATCCGTCGCCGGACAAGTCAAAGTTGGTGGTAATCCCGCCCATGAATCCGAACTTGTTTTTGTAAATATCCTCGTTCTGCAGATCCCCCGAAACGTTGGAGTAGGTAACGCCTGCCTTTAAACCCAAACGTGGTCCGGTCTGGGCCTGCGCCGCCCCGAAAGTAAAAATAGCTACTGCCAATAATGCAATCTTTTTCATGTTTTCTGATGTTAAGTGTTTATGCCTTGCAGCCAAGGCTACAGAGGGTAAATTGCTTCCCTTATACGGAGACGCCACAAAAGGTTGGCAGGTGTGAACTGTTTAAAGCTTTATTCGGCTGAAAGGGAAGTGAGGCGCGTTCTCAGAAAAAGATAATTTGCTGTAGGCAAGCGCTTGGCCTGTAAGGCGTTCTGCTACTTTAAATGAAAGCGCCTGAACTGATAACCCAGAACTTCTTGGGCACAAAAAAAAGGCCTGTGGAAGCAGGCCTTTTTTCATTTTAAAACTCAGAAGTCTTATCTGCCTCCCAAGGTGTAGCTGAGGGATAACTGGAACACGGAGTTTCTTGCTTTTCCGTCACTGTCATCAAAAATAGAAGTGATACCGCCTTGGTATCTAAGACCAATGCCTAAGCCAGTTGGCAGTTGGTAGCCCAAACCAGCGGCGTACCCTAATTCAAACTTGGCCATGCCATCATCATCACCGTCTAAAGACTTGCCGCCAATTTCCATAGAGGAGCTTAGCAAATAACCCAGCGTGGGGCCACCTTCAAAGAACAGACCGTCTGCGTTTATGCGTGCCAAGATAGGCAAGTCAAGGTAATTTAAAGACACTTCTGCATCGCCTAGAGGTGTGGCAGCCTCATAGCCTTTCATGGAGAACAACAATTCTGGCCTAATGGAGACAAAGTCAGAGATTCCATAGTCCAGGAAACCACCCGCGTGGAACCCAAATTTATACTTGGCGTCTGTTACATCGCCGGTAACGGAGGCGTAGTTACCGCCAGCTTTCAACCCTAATTTAAGGCCGTCCTGTGCTTGTGCCGCCAGTGTCATGAACAAGGCGGCCATAAAGAATACTAGTTTTTTCATAGTGGTAATAAGTAAGTGGTTAATAAGAATTTGGTAATGTTATTTACTGCTAATGTATTCTTGGTTTAGGCTCAGGGCAAGCATGGCTGTCTTTTCGTTTTCGGGCTCGTTTTCAGAAATGAGCCCGAAAACAGCAAACGCTTGCCCAAATTTTTCTTTCTGGAACTTATGGCCTTACGGTCTGCCTTGGTTGCCGGGCCAAATGTAAGCGCTAAATTTTATTTCTTTCTCCCTTCTCTGAGATTACTTATTGCCAATGGTGTAAGACAGAGAGAATTGGAAAGTGCTGTTCTTTGCCTTGTAGTTGTTGTGTTTGTCAAGGTTGGAGAGGCCGCCGTTGTAGCGCAGTGAAAAACCTATGCCATTCTCCAGTTCATAACTTACGCCCGCGGCATAGCCAAGATCCAATTTTCGGTAATCATTGTCGCCGGCGTTTTCTTCCTCTTCCGGTTCTTCTCCCTCAAATTCAGATTTGTATTTCAGGAACAATGAAGCCGTGGGGCCCGCCTGCAGGGCAATTCTGTTGATCCTATACTGCAGCAGCACCGGAACGTCAAGGTAATACAGCGTTTCACTGCCTTCGTATTTTCTGGTACCCAGTTGGTAGTTTTCGGGGTCATTCATGTATTCTTCCCAATCAATGTTCTCAAAGTCTGGCCCATTGAAGCTGAACTTGGCGCCTTTTATGGAATACATGACTTCTGGCCGAAGGGAAAACTGGTCAGTGAGCGCGACGTTTAAAAAGGCGCCCACGTGCAGGTCTGGTTTGTAGGTTACTTTAAAATCTGACATGCCCATGGCTTCCATTTCCTCTTGTTCTGCCATAGAGGGTTTTGCGTCTTTGCCAGTGAAGGTGCTATAGTTCATGCCTATTTTGAACCCGTAAGTAAGGGAGCTTTGCGCAAAAGAAACGTAAGTCATAAATAAGGCAATGGCCAGCAAGGCTAACTTTTTCATGAAGGTAAAAGGGTAAATTTATGTGTGGTTTGTGATTAGGCTTGGAGCGCCCTGCAGTGGCGTTCCAAGCCTACATATCACAGACAGGGTTGCCAGTATTAACCCCTACTAGAATTACTGGTTTATTTTAAAAAGTAAAAGGGGCACCGCCTGTTTGACCAGACAATGCCCCTTTTCTATTCCTACTAAAATGTGTTACCCTGCCCAGCCTTCTCTGTCTAAGCTGCGGTACTGGATGGCCTCGGCCAGGTGCTCAATCTTTATTTCCTCTGAGTCTGCCAGGTCGGCAATGGTGCGGCTCACTTTGAGAATGCGGTCATAGGCGCGTGCCGAAAGGCCCAGTTTTTCCATGGCGGCTTTCAGGAGCAAACGGCCGGCTTCATTGATGCGGCAGAGGTCTTTCACCATCTGCGGCGGCATCATGGCATTGGAGTAAATGTCTGGAAACTCAACAAAGCGGTCTGCCTGAATCTGGCGGGCTTTTTCCACGCGTTCTCTGATGTTGGCGCTGGTTTCGGCTTTGCGGGTTTCGGTCATCTGGTCAAAGGAGACGGGGGTGACTTCTACGTGCAGGTCAATGCGGTCCAGGAGCGGACCGCTCACTTTGTTCAGGTAGCGTTGCACCACGCCGGGGCCGCATACGCAGTCTTTGTTGGGGTCGTTGTAAAATCCGCAGGGGCACGGGTTCATGCTGGCCACCAACATAAAGCTAGCCGGGAAGTCGACAGTGAGACGCGCGCGTGAAATAGTCACTCTGCGTTCTTCCAGTGGTTGGCGCATGACTTCCAGCACGGTGCGTTTGAACTCGGGTAATTCGTCTAGGAACAACACGCCGTTGTGCGACAGGGAAATCTCGCCGGGCTGTGGGTTTCCGCCGCCGCCTACCAAGGCCACGTCTGAAATAGTATGGTGCGGTGCCCGGAAAGGCCTTTGTGCCAACAGCGTGCCCTGCGCGCCCAACTTCCCGGCTACCGAATGGATTTTTGTGGTTTCCAGCGCTTCATGTAAAGACAGCGGCGGCAGAATAGACGGAAGCCGTTTGGCCAACATGGTCTTGCCCGCGCCCGGCGGACCAATCATGATTACGTTATGGCCACCGGCGGCGGCAATCTCCAGGGCGCGTTTAATGTTTTCCTGGCCCTGCACATCAGCGAAGTCTGCGGTGTATTGCGTGACACTGGTCTGGAAAATATCACGCGTGTCAATCTTGAGCGGGGTAATGGTCAAATCGCCTTTCAGGAAGTCAATGGCTTCTTTGAGCGTGGAAACGCCAATCACATCTAAGTTATTGACAATGGCTGCTTCCTGGGCGTTTTGTTTGGGCAGGATAAAGCCTTTGAAACCTTCTTTGCGCGCCTGTATGGCAATGGGCAGCACACCTTTGATAGGCCGTAGTTCACCGTCCAGCGCCAGTTCGCCCATGACAATGTATTGGTCTAAATGGTCTGCGGGCAGTTGTTCTGAGGCGGAAAGAATGCCCAGCGCAATAGGCAAATCATAGGCAGAGCCTTCTTTGCGGACGTCGGCGGGCGCCATGTTGATGACAATTTTCTGCCTTGGCACTTTGTAACCGTGGTGCTTTAACGCCGATTCTATGCGTTGCTCGCTTTCTTTGATGGCGTTGTCTGGCAAACCTACCAGAAAATACTTGGTGCCGGGCGTTACGTTTACTTCAATGGTGATGGTGAAGGCATTGACGCCCTGCACAGCGCTTCCGTAGGTCTTTACAAGCATGAAATTTGAGATACGTTGTGGCTATTTTTCTTGTGGGAGGCAACAGCAATCTGGGTCAATAAATTCCGGGACCGGGCAGAAAGCAGA
This region of Rufibacter sp. LB8 genomic DNA includes:
- a CDS encoding porin family protein gives rise to the protein MKKIALLAVAIFTFGAAQAQTGPRLGLKAGVTYSNVSGDLQNEDIYKNKFGFMGGITTNFDLSGDGFLSLQPELLYTQKGYQYSDEKFSVGGVDFKVKGDRNFHYLDLPVLLRINAGGLFFEGGPQASYLLSVTDNSEFKRGNESYEETERISKDDLAEFEIGYAAGLGYQLPNGLSLGLRYNGSINKLAKNDGDELANARHSAFILSVGFLFPSR
- a CDS encoding porin family protein, with the translated sequence MKKLVFFMAALFMTLAAQAQDGLKLGLKAGGNYASVTGDVTDAKYKFGFHAGGFLDYGISDFVSIRPELLFSMKGYEAATPLGDAEVSLNYLDLPILARINADGLFFEGGPTLGYLLSSSMEIGGKSLDGDDDGMAKFELGYAAGLGYQLPTGLGIGLRYQGGITSIFDDSDGKARNSVFQLSLSYTLGGR
- a CDS encoding porin family protein, with the translated sequence MKKLALLAIALFMTYVSFAQSSLTYGFKIGMNYSTFTGKDAKPSMAEQEEMEAMGMSDFKVTYKPDLHVGAFLNVALTDQFSLRPEVMYSIKGAKFSFNGPDFENIDWEEYMNDPENYQLGTRKYEGSETLYYLDVPVLLQYRINRIALQAGPTASLFLKYKSEFEGEEPEEEENAGDNDYRKLDLGYAAGVSYELENGIGFSLRYNGGLSNLDKHNNYKAKNSTFQFSLSYTIGNK
- a CDS encoding YifB family Mg chelatase-like AAA ATPase, which produces MLVKTYGSAVQGVNAFTITIEVNVTPGTKYFLVGLPDNAIKESEQRIESALKHHGYKVPRQKIVINMAPADVRKEGSAYDLPIALGILSASEQLPADHLDQYIVMGELALDGELRPIKGVLPIAIQARKEGFKGFILPKQNAQEAAIVNNLDVIGVSTLKEAIDFLKGDLTITPLKIDTRDIFQTSVTQYTADFADVQGQENIKRALEIAAAGGHNVIMIGPPGAGKTMLAKRLPSILPPLSLHEALETTKIHSVAGKLGAQGTLLAQRPFRAPHHTISDVALVGGGGNPQPGEISLSHNGVLFLDELPEFKRTVLEVMRQPLEERRVTISRARLTVDFPASFMLVASMNPCPCGFYNDPNKDCVCGPGVVQRYLNKVSGPLLDRIDLHVEVTPVSFDQMTETRKAETSANIRERVEKARQIQADRFVEFPDIYSNAMMPPQMVKDLCRINEAGRLLLKAAMEKLGLSARAYDRILKVSRTIADLADSEEIKIEHLAEAIQYRSLDREGWAG